Proteins from a single region of Diaphorobacter limosus:
- a CDS encoding PEP-CTERM sorting domain-containing protein — protein sequence MQMTTVVTALAGALLAGAVGNAQADVVDFQDVPSGSSPCYVDFTATSLQSRGYTFTGNPADPYLYVCESGVVQNNPSAALVNANLRSVVTMTNSSGAAFSLESFFAGGRTEDFDPSLPVSLYSVATSIDILGHLMGGGTVFTSITLDSQAPYDWTQFFLPSSFTNLSSVVFTAQGNGETPEFVIDDIVVTLPHQSIPEPASLALLGAALAGIGLLGRKKT from the coding sequence ATGCAAATGACCACTGTTGTGACCGCCCTTGCGGGGGCATTGTTGGCGGGTGCCGTTGGCAACGCCCAGGCGGATGTGGTTGATTTTCAGGACGTGCCTTCGGGCAGCTCCCCCTGTTATGTCGATTTCACCGCCACCTCACTGCAAAGCCGGGGCTATACCTTCACCGGCAACCCCGCAGACCCCTATTTGTATGTCTGCGAATCAGGGGTTGTGCAAAACAATCCATCGGCAGCCCTGGTCAACGCGAATCTCCGATCCGTCGTGACCATGACCAATAGCAGCGGGGCTGCGTTTTCCCTGGAGTCATTTTTTGCGGGTGGCAGAACGGAAGATTTTGACCCGTCGCTGCCCGTGAGCTTGTACAGCGTCGCCACCAGCATCGACATCCTTGGGCACCTCATGGGCGGCGGCACGGTGTTTACCAGTATCACGTTGGACAGCCAGGCCCCCTATGACTGGACGCAGTTCTTCCTGCCGTCATCGTTCACCAACCTGAGTTCGGTGGTGTTCACTGCACAAGGCAACGGTGAGACGCCGGAATTCGTGATCGACGATATCGTGGTCACGTTGCCCCACCAGTCCATTCCCGAGCCGGCATCCCTCGCCTTGCTCGGCGCCGCGCTGGCTGGTATTGGCCTGTTGGGGCGAAAGAAAACCTGA
- a CDS encoding methyl-accepting chemotaxis protein has protein sequence MFQTLRARLIGMSIAVATLSLLGLSLVVYVVVRANMLQALDERVGGLTRQYAAELTQWIGDKQQLTSSIEVAVREDNPLPFLQAAEKAGLDLAYFVMADKRHAFTKPRPAGYDGTARGWYKQAVAAGGPAITPVYPDSATGNLTVSLVRPVLEGGRAVAVVGSDIELSTVVKKVTGIRATEKSFAFLLDSATGNILAHANSALTLKPVADLAAGLDNALFTRLAGQRGHEVVNIDGRPQLVYAARVDGTPWMLAVVADEADALSALTRLGQTAMLSTIVFVLLASVVMAAVVGRMLRRLTLVRDALQGIASGEGDLTRRLDAQGRDELAQIAQGFNQFADKIAAVLLRIRQSAESVRLATSEIASGNQDLSSRTEGQASSLEETAAAMEELTATVQQNAANARQANQLAQEASQVTAQGGAAVQQVVQTMDGIHHASRKIEDIISVIDGIAFQTNILALNAAVEAARAGEQGRGFAVVATEVRQLAQRSATAAKEIKALIDDSVSQVNAGSRLVQDAGQTMEKVEHSIRRVSAIVAEISNASQEQSTGIAEIGDAVSQMDQATQQNAALVEQASAAAQSLQQQAHELAEVVAAFRLPQGTAAQKLLA, from the coding sequence ATGTTTCAGACCCTGCGCGCTCGCCTGATCGGCATGAGCATTGCCGTCGCCACCCTGTCCCTGCTGGGGCTGTCGCTGGTGGTGTACGTGGTGGTACGCGCCAACATGCTGCAGGCGCTGGACGAGCGCGTGGGCGGCCTGACGCGGCAGTACGCCGCCGAGCTGACGCAGTGGATTGGCGACAAGCAACAGCTCACCAGCTCCATCGAGGTGGCAGTGCGCGAGGACAACCCCCTGCCCTTTTTGCAGGCCGCCGAAAAGGCCGGGCTGGATCTGGCCTACTTCGTGATGGCCGACAAGCGCCATGCCTTCACCAAGCCGCGCCCCGCTGGCTATGACGGCACGGCACGCGGCTGGTACAAGCAGGCCGTGGCCGCCGGCGGCCCCGCCATCACACCCGTATACCCCGATTCGGCGACCGGCAACCTCACGGTCAGCCTGGTGCGGCCGGTACTCGAAGGCGGCCGGGCGGTCGCCGTGGTGGGCTCGGACATCGAGCTGTCCACGGTGGTGAAAAAGGTCACCGGCATACGCGCCACGGAGAAGAGCTTTGCCTTCCTGCTCGACAGTGCCACGGGCAACATCCTGGCGCACGCCAACAGCGCACTGACGCTCAAGCCGGTGGCCGACCTGGCGGCGGGGCTGGACAACGCCTTGTTCACGCGCCTGGCCGGCCAGCGCGGGCATGAGGTGGTGAACATCGATGGCCGGCCGCAACTGGTCTACGCCGCCAGGGTCGATGGCACGCCCTGGATGCTGGCCGTGGTGGCCGACGAGGCCGACGCCCTGTCCGCCCTGACCCGGCTGGGCCAGACCGCCATGCTCAGCACCATCGTCTTTGTGCTGCTGGCCAGCGTGGTGATGGCGGCCGTGGTGGGGCGCATGCTGCGCCGCCTGACACTGGTGCGCGACGCGCTGCAGGGCATTGCCTCGGGCGAGGGCGACCTGACAAGACGCCTGGATGCGCAGGGCCGCGATGAGCTGGCGCAGATCGCCCAGGGCTTCAACCAGTTTGCCGACAAGATCGCCGCCGTGCTGCTGCGCATCCGCCAATCCGCCGAATCGGTGCGCCTGGCCACCAGCGAGATCGCCAGCGGCAACCAGGATCTGTCCTCGCGCACCGAGGGCCAGGCCAGTTCGCTGGAGGAAACCGCGGCCGCCATGGAAGAGCTCACGGCCACGGTGCAGCAGAATGCCGCCAACGCCAGGCAGGCCAATCAGCTGGCGCAGGAGGCCTCGCAGGTCACGGCGCAGGGCGGCGCTGCCGTGCAGCAGGTGGTGCAGACCATGGACGGCATACACCACGCCTCGCGCAAGATCGAGGACATCATCAGTGTCATCGACGGCATTGCCTTCCAGACCAACATCCTGGCACTGAACGCAGCGGTCGAGGCCGCCCGCGCCGGCGAACAGGGCCGCGGCTTTGCCGTGGTGGCCACCGAGGTGCGCCAGCTGGCGCAACGCAGCGCCACGGCCGCCAAGGAGATCAAGGCCCTGATCGACGACTCGGTGAGCCAGGTGAACGCCGGCAGTCGCCTGGTGCAGGACGCGGGCCAGACCATGGAAAAGGTGGAGCACAGCATTCGCCGCGTCAGCGCCATCGTGGCCGAGATCAGCAACGCCAGCCAGGAACAAAGCACGGGCATTGCCGAGATCGGCGACGCCGTCTCACAAATGGATCAGGCCACGCAGCAGAACGCCGCCCTGGTGGAGCAGGCCAGCGCCGCCGCCCAGTCGCTGCAGCAGCAGGCCCATGAACTGGCCGAAGTGGTGGCGGCCTTCAGGCTCCCGCAGGGGACGGCCGCGCAAAAGTTGCTGGCCTGA
- a CDS encoding THUMP domain-containing class I SAM-dependent RNA methyltransferase — MNTLQLFLPCAAGVEGFLADEVHALTGLTGQDLLVGRGGVLVRSSWRDALLLNLHSRLAQRVLVQLGERPYRGEDDIYALAADVAWEIWFTPRQSFKVEVTAQHSPLKSLNFAALRVKDAVADRFRAKAGSRPNVETQWPDVRIHLHLTRELATVYIDTSGEPLFKRGWRVDKGDAPLKETLAAAMIAATGWDPLGEQPLPLYDPCCGSGTVLIEAAQMACRIAPGSQRRFAFEKLLPYQQHVWIAIKNEAVSVVTKSVTPIFGSDVSHRMVDFAQRNAERAGVAASVQLRGGDALQRLPPCEQPGVMLLNPPYGERIAAAGSAGRNARERMGQVQRAGRETAQTDDGVDFFAQLAAHWKRHYAGWQAWMLTPDLKLPGKMRLKESRRVPMWNGPIECRLLRFDLVAGSARARAQPPADAGAPDAS; from the coding sequence ATGAATACCCTGCAACTATTCCTGCCCTGCGCCGCCGGCGTCGAGGGCTTTCTGGCCGATGAGGTGCACGCGCTCACCGGGCTGACGGGCCAGGATCTGCTCGTCGGCCGTGGCGGCGTGCTGGTGCGCTCCAGCTGGCGCGATGCGCTGCTTCTCAACCTGCACAGCCGCCTGGCCCAACGCGTACTGGTGCAACTGGGCGAGCGGCCCTACCGCGGCGAGGACGACATCTACGCCCTGGCAGCGGATGTGGCCTGGGAGATCTGGTTCACCCCGCGCCAGAGCTTCAAGGTCGAGGTCACGGCCCAGCACAGCCCGCTCAAGAGCCTGAACTTCGCCGCGCTGCGCGTGAAGGACGCCGTCGCCGACCGCTTTCGCGCCAAGGCCGGCAGCCGCCCGAATGTCGAGACGCAGTGGCCCGACGTGCGCATCCACCTGCACCTGACGCGCGAGCTGGCCACGGTGTATATCGACACCTCGGGCGAGCCACTCTTCAAGCGCGGCTGGCGCGTGGACAAGGGTGACGCGCCGTTGAAGGAAACCCTGGCCGCCGCCATGATCGCCGCCACCGGCTGGGATCCGCTGGGCGAGCAGCCCCTGCCGCTGTATGACCCCTGCTGCGGCAGCGGCACGGTGCTGATAGAGGCAGCGCAGATGGCCTGCCGCATCGCACCCGGCAGCCAGCGCCGCTTTGCCTTCGAGAAGCTGCTGCCCTACCAGCAACATGTCTGGATCGCTATAAAAAATGAAGCTGTCAGCGTAGTAACTAAGAGCGTTACGCCCATTTTTGGCAGTGATGTGTCGCACCGCATGGTGGATTTTGCCCAACGCAATGCCGAGCGTGCCGGCGTGGCAGCAAGCGTGCAGTTGCGCGGTGGCGACGCGCTGCAGCGCCTGCCGCCCTGTGAGCAGCCGGGTGTGATGCTGCTGAATCCGCCCTATGGCGAGCGCATCGCCGCCGCCGGCAGCGCGGGCCGCAACGCACGCGAGCGCATGGGCCAGGTGCAGCGCGCCGGGCGCGAGACGGCGCAGACAGACGACGGTGTGGACTTCTTCGCCCAGCTGGCTGCGCACTGGAAGCGCCACTACGCCGGCTGGCAGGCCTGGATGCTCACGCCCGACCTCAAGCTGCCGGGCAAGATGCGCCTGAAGGAATCGCGCCGCGTGCCCATGTGGAACGGCCCCATCGAATGCCGGTTGCTGCGCTTTGACCTGGTGGCTGGATCGGCGCGCGCGCGTGCCCAGCCGCCGGCCGATGCGGGGGCGCCCGATGCATCCTGA
- a CDS encoding putative toxin-antitoxin system toxin component, PIN family: MHPELRLPARAQAGEGARAVVLDTNIVLDLFIFADPAVAPLRGLLQARRLHWLATQSMRDELERVLQYAHLQARMQYYAVSAPDLLAAFDAGSTLVPAPVHAPYTCKDLDDQKFIDLAVGHGAILVSKDKAVLCMRKRLLTLDVQVTKAIVFEGASSCIG, from the coding sequence ATGCATCCTGAGCTGCGCCTGCCGGCACGGGCCCAGGCCGGCGAGGGCGCGCGAGCCGTGGTGCTGGACACCAACATCGTGCTGGATCTGTTCATCTTTGCCGACCCGGCCGTGGCCCCGCTGCGCGGCCTGCTGCAGGCGCGGCGCCTGCACTGGCTGGCCACCCAGTCCATGCGCGATGAGCTGGAGCGCGTGCTGCAATACGCACACCTGCAAGCACGCATGCAGTACTACGCCGTGTCTGCACCGGATCTGCTGGCGGCCTTCGACGCCGGCAGCACGCTGGTGCCGGCGCCGGTTCATGCCCCTTACACATGCAAGGACTTGGATGACCAGAAGTTCATCGACCTGGCGGTCGGACATGGCGCGATTCTGGTGTCCAAGGACAAGGCCGTTCTCTGTATGCGAAAACGGCTGCTGACCCTGGATGTGCAGGTGACGAAAGCTATTGTTTTTGAGGGCGCATCGTCCTGTATCGGCTGA
- a CDS encoding YecA family protein gives MTTIENNRAAPDPALGPDALDELDLILEDLRTREDEVPQWEFCDGFLTALVCTRRAISVAEWLPMLVGDGLELGLDAAGALPLMPPFKDLAQQQRFVHWCQLRSAEVAAQLDAQAESLDADDAFQPEVLDMRGAIASLPEDERAEMEGQPIPSFGQIWALGFMFAVENWDDEWQAPRDKEAAQWLDDALQAIVALAEDDTGKPTICMYDEDGPPSTSQQRLEDFGEAIWAVYDLRQLWRSLGPRVQAIVHGPQPGRNDPCPCGSGKKYKKCCGA, from the coding sequence ATGACCACCATCGAAAACAACCGGGCCGCCCCCGATCCGGCCCTCGGGCCCGACGCGCTCGACGAACTCGACCTGATCCTCGAAGACCTGCGCACGCGCGAGGACGAGGTGCCGCAGTGGGAGTTCTGCGACGGCTTCCTGACTGCGCTGGTCTGCACGCGCCGTGCGATTTCGGTCGCCGAATGGCTGCCCATGCTGGTGGGCGATGGCCTGGAGCTGGGGCTGGATGCGGCGGGTGCACTGCCGCTCATGCCTCCGTTCAAGGATCTGGCGCAGCAGCAGCGCTTTGTGCATTGGTGCCAGTTGCGCAGCGCCGAAGTGGCGGCCCAGCTGGACGCCCAGGCCGAGTCGCTGGATGCCGATGACGCCTTCCAGCCCGAGGTGCTGGACATGCGTGGCGCCATCGCCAGCCTGCCCGAGGACGAGCGCGCCGAGATGGAGGGTCAGCCGATACCGTCCTTCGGCCAGATCTGGGCCCTGGGCTTCATGTTCGCCGTGGAGAACTGGGACGACGAATGGCAGGCGCCGCGCGACAAGGAGGCTGCCCAGTGGCTGGACGATGCGCTGCAGGCCATCGTCGCCCTGGCCGAGGACGACACCGGCAAGCCGACGATCTGCATGTATGACGAGGACGGCCCGCCCAGCACCAGCCAGCAGCGCCTGGAGGATTTCGGCGAGGCCATCTGGGCGGTGTACGACCTGCGCCAGCTCTGGCGCAGCCTGGGCCCGCGTGTGCAGGCCATAGTCCACGGCCCCCAACCCGGTCGCAACGACCCCTGCCCCTGCGGCAGCGGCAAGAAGTACAAGAAGTGCTGCGGGGCGTGA
- a CDS encoding CinA family protein: protein MTLSKHELSALDDKALQADLTHISSSLLAHGWMLATAESCTGGLIAAACTDLAGSSQWFERGFVTYSNAAKVQCLGVPADLIERHGAVSEAVARAMAQGAVAHSAAQVALAVTGVAGPTGGSADKPVGTVWFGWQVQGATHSELRRFAGDRAAVRAQTVRHALARLARLLG from the coding sequence ATGACACTATCAAAACATGAGCTTTCAGCACTTGATGACAAAGCGCTACAGGCCGATTTGACTCATATTTCCAGCAGCCTGCTGGCGCATGGCTGGATGCTGGCCACGGCCGAGAGCTGCACCGGCGGCCTGATCGCCGCCGCCTGCACCGACCTGGCGGGCTCCAGCCAATGGTTCGAGCGCGGCTTTGTGACCTACTCCAACGCCGCCAAGGTGCAATGCCTGGGCGTGCCCGCCGACCTCATCGAGCGCCATGGCGCGGTCAGCGAGGCCGTGGCCCGCGCCATGGCCCAGGGCGCCGTGGCGCACAGCGCGGCCCAGGTGGCCCTGGCCGTGACCGGCGTGGCCGGCCCTACGGGCGGCTCGGCCGACAAACCCGTGGGCACGGTGTGGTTTGGCTGGCAGGTACAGGGCGCCACGCACAGCGAGCTGCGCCGCTTTGCCGGTGACCGCGCCGCCGTGCGCGCGCAGACGGTGCGCCATGCGCTGGCGCGGCTGGCGCGGCTGCTGGGCTGA
- a CDS encoding phosphatidylglycerophosphatase A: MNPAAAPRRPTPAFLLAHPAHCIALGFGSGLSPKAPGTVGTAWGWLAFLVLELWLTPLGMGLVIGFSLLLGWWACTVTARHMGAADPGSIVWDEIVAIWIVLWLAMPMGFWGQLAAFALFRYFDAAKPGPVAWADRLFKGFGWRGGWGILFDDLVAAGCTLLVLALWRHLFG, from the coding sequence ATGAATCCTGCCGCCGCCCCCCGCCGCCCCACGCCGGCCTTTCTGCTCGCCCACCCGGCCCACTGCATCGCGCTGGGCTTTGGCAGCGGCCTGTCGCCCAAGGCACCGGGCACGGTGGGCACGGCCTGGGGCTGGCTGGCGTTTCTGGTGCTTGAGCTGTGGCTCACACCCCTCGGCATGGGCCTGGTGATCGGCTTCTCGCTGTTGCTCGGCTGGTGGGCCTGCACCGTCACCGCGCGCCACATGGGCGCGGCCGATCCGGGCAGCATCGTCTGGGACGAGATCGTCGCCATCTGGATCGTGCTCTGGCTGGCCATGCCCATGGGCTTCTGGGGCCAGCTCGCGGCATTCGCGCTGTTTCGCTACTTCGACGCCGCCAAGCCCGGCCCCGTGGCCTGGGCAGATCGGCTGTTCAAGGGCTTTGGCTGGCGCGGCGGCTGGGGCATTCTGTTTGACGACCTGGTGGCCGCGGGCTGCACGCTGCTGGTGCTGGCGCTGTGGCGCCACCTTTTCGGGTGA
- a CDS encoding low molecular weight protein-tyrosine-phosphatase: MVCMGNICRSPTAEGVLRALVQRAGLQRRITVDSAGTHGFHVGVAPDKRSQQHAARRGYDLSRLRARQLTARDFERFDLVLVMDEANEQAALALCPPAHAGRVHRLTQFCLRHQANAVPDPYYGGAQGFEQVLDLVEDACAGLLAALQARQP, encoded by the coding sequence ATGGTGTGCATGGGCAACATCTGCCGCAGCCCCACGGCCGAGGGCGTGCTGCGCGCCCTGGTGCAGCGCGCCGGCCTGCAAAGGCGCATCACGGTGGATTCGGCCGGCACCCATGGCTTTCATGTCGGCGTGGCGCCCGACAAGCGCTCCCAGCAGCATGCGGCGCGGCGCGGCTACGACCTCTCGCGCCTGCGCGCACGCCAGCTCACGGCGCGCGACTTCGAGCGCTTCGACCTGGTGCTGGTCATGGACGAGGCCAATGAGCAGGCCGCCCTGGCGCTGTGCCCGCCCGCCCATGCCGGGCGCGTGCACCGCCTCACGCAGTTCTGCCTGCGCCACCAAGCCAACGCCGTGCCCGATCCCTACTATGGCGGCGCCCAGGGCTTTGAGCAGGTGCTGGATCTGGTGGAGGACGCCTGCGCCGGCCTGCTCGCCGCGCTGCAGGCGCGTCAGCCCTGA
- the thiL gene encoding thiamine-phosphate kinase, with amino-acid sequence MGEFDLIARFFTRPVRHAALGVGDDCALLAPAPGMQLAVSSDMLVEGRHFFADVDPETLGHKALAVNLSDLAACGARPLAFTLALALPCVDEAWLQGFANGLFALADQHGCELVGGDTTAGPLNICVTIFGEVPAGQALLRGGARAGDDIWVSGRPGEARLALDALRGQMDLPAATLARLRARLERPTPRVALGLALRGLASSAIDVSDGLLGDLGHVLKSSRVGAEIDVHITTDLLASGALQESAKGIFDAETMMPCALAGGDDYELVFTAPAARRAAVQAASSASGTQVTRIGRITPAPGLRLLDRTGQPLPGRFASFDHFA; translated from the coding sequence ATGGGTGAATTCGACCTGATCGCACGCTTTTTCACGCGCCCCGTGCGCCACGCCGCACTCGGCGTGGGCGACGACTGCGCGCTGCTCGCGCCCGCGCCCGGCATGCAGCTGGCGGTGTCCAGCGACATGCTGGTCGAGGGCCGGCATTTCTTTGCCGACGTCGATCCCGAGACCCTGGGCCACAAGGCCCTGGCGGTGAACCTGTCAGATCTGGCGGCCTGCGGCGCGCGGCCGCTGGCCTTCACGCTGGCCCTGGCGCTGCCGTGCGTCGATGAAGCCTGGCTGCAGGGTTTTGCCAACGGCCTGTTCGCCCTGGCCGACCAGCATGGCTGCGAGCTGGTCGGCGGCGACACCACGGCCGGGCCGCTCAACATCTGCGTCACCATCTTTGGCGAGGTGCCCGCGGGCCAGGCGCTGCTGCGCGGCGGCGCACGCGCGGGCGACGACATCTGGGTCAGCGGCCGCCCGGGCGAGGCGCGCCTGGCGCTGGATGCGCTGCGCGGCCAGATGGATCTGCCCGCCGCCACGCTGGCGCGCCTGCGCGCCAGGCTGGAGCGCCCCACGCCGCGCGTGGCGCTGGGGCTGGCGCTGCGCGGCCTGGCGAGCAGCGCCATCGATGTCAGCGACGGCCTGCTGGGCGACCTGGGCCATGTCCTCAAGTCCTCCCGCGTCGGGGCCGAGATCGACGTCCACATCACTACTGATTTGCTAGCTTCTGGCGCGCTACAGGAAAGTGCTAAAGGCATTTTTGATGCAGAAACCATGATGCCATGTGCACTCGCCGGTGGCGACGACTACGAGCTGGTCTTCACCGCCCCTGCCGCACGGCGCGCCGCCGTGCAGGCCGCATCCAGTGCCAGCGGTACGCAGGTCACACGCATAGGCCGCATCACGCCCGCGCCCGGCCTGCGCCTGCTCGATCGCACGGGCCAGCCATTGCCGGGGCGCTTCGCCTCGTTCGACCACTTTGCCTGA
- a CDS encoding YbdK family carboxylate-amine ligase: MSLEAFSHSEPLTLGVELELQLVSTHDYDLAPYAEDMLRLMHKTPLPGSVVPEMTNSMIEISTGVCHSSSEVLGQLTQIRDALVKSADKLNIAVVGGGTHPFQQWHERRIYDKPRFQELSTLYGYLSKQFTIFGQHVHIGCPDADAALLMLHRMSRYIPHCIALSASSPYVQGQDTAFDSARLNSVFAFPLSGRAPFVLTWDEFGQYFEKMTHTGVVKSMKDFYWDIRPKPEYGTIEIRVFDTPLTIERAAALAGFVQSLAAWFLAEQPFMPTEDDYLVYTYNRFQACRFGLDAVYVDPATGKHMPLREHILQTLDHIARHAGAHGASGALHVLRGETAAGQNDARWLRERMREEQLLAEVSRQAALRFRGQHG; this comes from the coding sequence GTGAGTCTTGAAGCCTTTTCCCACTCCGAACCGCTGACCCTGGGCGTGGAGCTGGAGCTGCAACTCGTCAGCACCCACGACTACGACCTGGCGCCCTATGCCGAGGACATGCTGCGCCTGATGCACAAGACGCCGCTGCCCGGCAGCGTGGTGCCGGAGATGACCAACAGCATGATCGAGATCTCCACCGGCGTGTGCCACAGCAGCTCCGAGGTGCTGGGCCAGCTGACGCAGATCCGCGACGCGCTGGTGAAGAGCGCCGACAAGCTGAACATCGCCGTGGTCGGCGGCGGCACCCACCCCTTCCAGCAGTGGCACGAGCGGCGCATCTACGACAAGCCGCGTTTTCAGGAGCTCTCAACGCTCTACGGCTACCTGTCCAAGCAGTTCACCATCTTTGGCCAGCATGTGCACATAGGCTGCCCGGACGCGGACGCGGCCCTCTTGATGCTGCACCGCATGAGCCGCTACATCCCGCACTGCATCGCGCTGTCGGCGTCCAGCCCCTATGTGCAGGGGCAGGACACGGCGTTTGACTCGGCGCGCCTGAACTCGGTGTTTGCCTTTCCGCTGTCGGGGCGCGCGCCCTTTGTGCTGACCTGGGACGAGTTCGGCCAGTACTTCGAGAAGATGACGCACACCGGCGTGGTCAAGAGCATGAAGGACTTCTACTGGGACATCCGCCCCAAGCCCGAGTACGGCACGATTGAGATCCGCGTCTTCGACACCCCGCTGACGATCGAGCGCGCCGCCGCCCTGGCCGGTTTCGTACAGTCGCTGGCCGCCTGGTTCCTGGCCGAGCAGCCCTTCATGCCGACCGAGGACGATTACCTGGTCTACACCTACAACCGCTTCCAGGCCTGCCGCTTCGGGCTGGACGCGGTCTATGTCGATCCGGCCACCGGCAAGCATATGCCCCTGCGCGAGCACATTCTGCAGACCCTGGACCATATCGCGCGCCACGCCGGCGCCCATGGCGCATCGGGCGCGCTGCATGTGCTGCGCGGCGAAACGGCGGCCGGCCAGAACGACGCGCGCTGGCTGCGCGAACGCATGCGCGAGGAGCAGCTGCTGGCCGAGGTCTCGCGCCAGGCGGCGCTGCGTTTTCGGGGCCAGCATGGGTGA